One stretch of Microplitis mediator isolate UGA2020A chromosome 9, iyMicMedi2.1, whole genome shotgun sequence DNA includes these proteins:
- the LOC130674532 gene encoding protein dopey homolog PFC0245c-like: protein MGHAKEIHKSIYRIPVPVAEITEVSKILLAAIGGDVNDDDPNDDDDNKNDEESDKDENSDSSDDENIGPVIEPVNDSVAVNESPDTSSSSSCNVAERTKSKTVKVRKIIRRRWTKKKGLYF from the exons ATGGGTCATGCAAAAGAAATCCATAAAAGTATTTATCGAATTCCTGTGCCCGTCGCCGAAATCACGGaagtatcgaaaattttattagctgCGATCGGTGGTGATGTGAATGATGATGATccaaatgatgatgatgataataagaACGATGAGGAAAGTGATAAAGACGAGAATAGTGATAGCAGCGATGATGAGAATATTGGACCTGTAATTGAGCCAGTCAATGATTCTGTTGCTGTCAACGAGTCTCCTGAtaccagcagcagcagcagttgTAACGTGGCTGAACGGACCAAGAGTAAAA ctGTCAAAGttcgaaaaattattcgtAGAAGatggactaaaaaaaaaggactCTACTTTTAA